In Equus quagga isolate Etosha38 chromosome 14, UCLA_HA_Equagga_1.0, whole genome shotgun sequence, one DNA window encodes the following:
- the LOC124252372 gene encoding zinc finger protein 709-like isoform X1 yields MDSVAIEDVAVSFTPEEWALLDSSQKKLYREVMWETFKNLESIVCISGRTREILRIEDQYKNQERKLRNHMVERDCESQEGGECGENFSRIPNLNLNKKTTAAKPCKCSACGKVFGHHSSLSRHVRCHTEHTHDYQKYGEKPYKCKECGKAFTFPSVLQRHERTHTGEKPYECKKCSKAFSRFSSLQRHEGTHTGEKHYECKKCSKAFRSSSYLQIHERIHTGEKPYVCKECGKAFTSLSSLQSHMIFHTGDGPYKCKECEKVFISPSALQKHEKRHTGEKPYECKECRKAFSSVKGFQIHERNHTGEKPYECKKCSKAFSCLSTLQTHERHHTGEKPFECKECGKAFIALTNLRLHMVTHTGDGPYKCKKCDKVFIYPSSFRIHERSHTGEKPYECKECGKAFSLYTNLKIHQRTHTERTSHVCKECSKAFISLQALQIHERNHTGEKPYECKQCSKAFSRLSSLRRHEGTHPGDKPYECKKCSKAFTSSRSLQIHERIHTGEKPYKCKECGRIFTAPSSLRSHMIFHTGDGPYNCKECEKAFISPRSFQRHERTHSGEKPYKCKKCNKAFTSSSSLQLHERTHTGEKPCECQENLKAFISHENF; encoded by the exons GACTCAGTAGCCATTGAGGATGTGGCTGTGAGCTtcaccccagaggagtgggcttTACTGGATTCTTCACAGAAGAAACTCTACAGAGAAGTGATGTGGGAAACCTTCAAGAACCTTGAATCAATAG TCTGCATTTCAGGACGAACAAGGGAAATTCTTCGTATTGAAGATCAGTACAAAAACCAGGAGAGAAAGCTAAG aaatCACATGGTAGAGAGAGACTGTGAAAGTCAAGAGGGCGGTGAATGTGGAGAAAACTTCAGCCGTATTCCAAATCTCAATCTGAACAAGAAAACTACTGCAGCAAAACCATGCAAATGCAGTGCATGTGGAAAAGTCTTCGGGCATCATTCATCCCTTAGTAGGCATGTTAGATGTCACACTGAACACACACATGACTatcaaaaatatggagagaagccatataaatgtaaggaatgtgggaaagccttcacttTTCCCAGTGttcttcaaagacatgaaagaactcatactggagagaaaccttatgaatgtaaaaaatgcagtaaagcctTCAGTAGATTCAGTTCTCTTCAAAGACATGAaggaactcatactggagagaaacactatgaatgtaaaaaatgcagtaaagcctTCAGGTCTTCCAGTTAtcttcaaatacatgaaagaattcatactggagagaaaccctacgtatgtaaagaatgtgggaaagcctttacaTCTCTTTCAAGTCTTCAGTCACACATGATCTTTCACACTGGAGATggaccttataaatgtaaggaatgtgagaAAGTATTCATTTCTCCCAGTGCGTTGCAAAAACATGAAAAGAggcacactggagagaaaccctatgaatgtaaagaatgtagGAAAGCCTTCAGTTCTGTTAAAGGTttccaaatacatgaaagaaatcatactggagagaaaccatatgaatgtaaaaaatgtagTAAAGCATTTAGTTGTCTTAGTACTCTTCAAACACATGAGAGAcaccacactggagagaaaccctttgaatgtaaggaatgtgggaaagcctttattgcTCTCACAAACCTTCGATTACACATGGTCACTCACACTGGAGATGGACCTTATAAATGCAAGAAATGTGACAAAGTATTCATTTATCCCAGTTCATTCCGAATACATGAAAgaagtcacactggagagaaaccctatgaatgtaaagaatgtgggaaagccttcagtttgTACACTAACTTAAAAATACACCAAAGAACTCACACAGAGAGAACATCCCATGTATGTAAGGAATGTAGTaaggcttttatttctcttcaagctctccaaatacatgaaagaaatcacactggggagaaaccctatgaatgtaaacaATGCAGTAAGGCGTTCAGTAGACTCAGTTCTCTTCGAAGACATGAAGGAACTCATCCTGGAGacaaaccctatgaatgtaaaaaatgcagtaaagcctTCACTTCCTCCAGGTCtcttcaaatacatgaaagaattcatactggagagaaaccctataaatgtaaggaatgtgggagaATCTTTACTGCTCCCTCAAGTCTTCGATCACACATGATCTTTCACACTGGAGATGGACCTTATAATTGTAAGGAATGTGAGAAAGCATTCATTTCTCCCAGATCatttcaaagacatgaaagaactcactctggagagaaaccctataaatgtaaaaaatgcaataaagcattcacttcttccagttctcttcaactacatgaaagaactcatactggagagaaaccctgtGAATGTCAGGAAAATctgaaagcctttatttctcatGAAAACTTTTGA